In Chitinophaga sp. H8, the sequence ACGCCCAGGGTAGTACGTATTGCGCCCTGGCAAAACTGGATGAAGTATGCAGCAGTACTGTTGATGGCGGCAGGAATAGGCTATGGAGGAAAACAGTTTCTTGTAAAACAGGCTACCATACAGCAACAACTGGTGCAGAAAGACAGTTTTGATGATCCGGAGAAAGCTTTTGCCGAAACACAAAAAGCTTTACAGCTGCTGGCTAAGAACCTGAATAAAGGTACTTCCCAGATGCAAAAGCTCGCCTACTTTGATGAAGCGACGGAGAAGATTGAGGGCAGTAACTAACATCGGCCATTATAAAACCTGATATAATTTGTTTAAAAAAAACTAACATGAAACGGTCACTATTGATTTTATTACTATTGGCTTGCTCCAGCCTGCCACTCCTGGCACAACAGGGAAGCGTGATAGACCGCTTTTTTCAGAAGTATGAAGACGACCGCTCCTTTACACTGGTCAGCATTACCCCTAAGATGTTTGGCATGTTTACCAAACTGGATGTAAATGATCCGGATGCCAAAAGTATGATGTCGGTGATCCAGAAACTTAAAGGCCTGCGTATACTGGTGAAAGAAGATACCAAAGATGGTCCGCGGCTCTATAAAGAAGCAGCGTCCGCTCTTACCCGCGAATTTGAGGAACTGATGACGGTCAGAGATAAAGATACCGATGTAAAGTTTATGGTGAAGGAAAATGCCAGAGGTAATATCCAGGAACTGATCATGCTGGTAGGAGGGATAGACCAGTTTGTTGCCATGAGCCTGGTAGGAGACATTGACCTGAATGAAGTGTCGAAGATTGCCGGATCTATGAACATACAGGGAATGGACAAACTGAAAAATGTAAATAAGAAACATTAAACACCTGCTTATATACTTCATCCACACCTAAAAAAATGTTATGAAACGTACTGTCGCATTCACTATTATAGGTTTATTGTTTTTAGCCGGTCATGCTGCCTTTGCACAGGAAAAGATCTTACGCGAGTTCCGTAATGCCCACCGGGGAGAGGGCGAAACATTTACCCTGGGCCTGAGCTTTGTACCCCTGAAGCTGGCCAGCTGGATTATTCCGGCTGATGCTATTGACGAAGAAAGTGGCGTTTCAATAAAACATATCGTCCGCAAAATACGCAGCCTGAAAGTATATACTATTGAAATGAAAGATCGTCAGATCAGCAGCGAAGACATTTATAACCTGAAACAAAAGCTGATCCGCAAAGCAGGGTTTGAAAGTTTGATGGAGGTGCGGGACAAAGGCAGTGTAGTGCATATCCTGAATAAAGGACGTGCAGATGAGATCGGCAACCTGGTTATGCTGGTACAGGACAATAAGGAAATGGTGATGGTCAATCTGCACACCAGCCTTAAAATGGAGGATCTGAACGCCCTGATCCGCCACGTGTCTGATCACAAGGTAAATCCCGCAGCGAACAACAGCATAAGCCTGAATATTACCACGGATTAATAACGGATTCCTCTAAAAAAGTACTTACCTGAATAAGCAGGGCTGATCATCTGGTCAGCCCTGTTCCGTTATCCCTGTTACAATCCGGATTTCCCACAGGATTTTATTACGTTTGCAAATAGTTTGGGGGTGTAAAGCCCGTTT encodes:
- a CDS encoding DUF4252 domain-containing protein, with the translated sequence MKRSLLILLLLACSSLPLLAQQGSVIDRFFQKYEDDRSFTLVSITPKMFGMFTKLDVNDPDAKSMMSVIQKLKGLRILVKEDTKDGPRLYKEAASALTREFEELMTVRDKDTDVKFMVKENARGNIQELIMLVGGIDQFVAMSLVGDIDLNEVSKIAGSMNIQGMDKLKNVNKKH
- a CDS encoding DUF4252 domain-containing protein — its product is MKRTVAFTIIGLLFLAGHAAFAQEKILREFRNAHRGEGETFTLGLSFVPLKLASWIIPADAIDEESGVSIKHIVRKIRSLKVYTIEMKDRQISSEDIYNLKQKLIRKAGFESLMEVRDKGSVVHILNKGRADEIGNLVMLVQDNKEMVMVNLHTSLKMEDLNALIRHVSDHKVNPAANNSISLNITTD